CAAGAAAAGAAAACGCTTACGGTTTGCAACGCGACTATTTTGAAGATGCCCACTGTGTTGGCTGGACTCGCGAGGGCGACGGTTTCAACAAAGGTTGCGCGGTAGTGATGAGCAACCAGGACCAGTACGAAAAACCGATGGAAGTGGGAGCAGCTTATGCCGGACATTCTTTCTACGATTTGCTTGGGCGTTTCGACCACAAAATCGAAATCGATGAGAACGGCTGGGGAAATTTTACCTGTCCTGCGGGAAACGTTTCGGTTTGGGTTCCGGAGTAATCCGGAAGCTTTAAATTATTTATTGAAATAAAATTTTTGGCTTACGAACCCATTGATAACTGATTTAATTTAGAAATTAAATTTTGGGAACATCAGTAAATAATAGTAACTTTAGGAAACAAAATCAAAAGCTATGACACATATTGTATTACCTGTAGATTTTTCGGATTCTACAGAAAAACTTTTAGACGGAGCGGTAAAATTTGCCAGGGCAACCAACGGTAAAATTTTCATGATTCATGTAGCACCTTCAGATATTGGTTTTGCTGTCGGAGATATGGGTTTTCAATATTTTCCGGAGGTGGAGCAAAATGAAATTAAAGAAGAGCTTCTGCAACTTAATGCGCTGCAACAGCGCATCATTGCGCAGGGCGTAGACTGTGAACACCTGCTGAAACAGGGAGCGGCAAAGGAAATCATCCTGGAATATGCGGCGGAAAAAAACGCGGATTATATCGTCATGGGTTCCCACGGCCGCAGCGGCATTTATGACGTGTTTGTCGGCAGCCTGACGAAGGACCTTACTAAAAGTTCAGGCATTCCGGTTTTGGTAATTCCGTGCCACATCTAATTTTTTAAAACCACGAAAATAAAAAATACCGCTCTGTGCTTACAGAACGGTATTTTTTTAACTATCAATTAATTAACCTTTTTTCATAATTTCAGGATCATAATAAGGTTTTGCTTCCGGGGATGGCGGTGTGTAGTCCTTATCCTTATTGTTGCCCAACGGAACTACAAGTTCCCAGCACCAGTAGACGAACAGTGCGGTTGCAACCAAAAATAAGATCCAGTTCAAAACGTAACCTAACGCATCATAAAACCCGAATGACCACTTGAACAGACCGCTTAAGAATAACCAGAAAGATGTCATTATTTTCCTTTTTTAAATTAACTTTGCACAAATTTATAAAAAATGTTCAAATTACTTTCAAAAGAAAGCAATATTTTTTCCATACCGGTCTACATTATTTTTCTTCTTTTTGTTGTAATTGCATTTAATGTCCTTGATTTCAGCTACTTGAACGGCATCTCTGCAGTAATCACCTTTTGTGGTGTCGCACTGGCCTATTTTGTTTTCAACCAGATCAATCTGACTTACCAAACCCACTTACCGCTGTTCCTTTACACGGTTTTTATATTTGCACTTTACCCCGGGGATCTGGATATAGGTATTGCAGTTTCGCTGCTTACCAACTCATTTCTTCTTTTGATCTTAACAAGTACCGAGGAGCATTTCCGTAAGCGGTCTTACGTTTTGGTGGGCGCTATACTGGTGGTAAATTTCATTTTCCTGCCCACAACCTGGCCGATGCTTATTTTCGTAATACTGCACATTATAGCCACTTCGCAGCAAATTCCGTTAAACATATTCAGACTGTTTTTAGGAATGGTTCTCATGCTGGGCGCGTATTTCTGCCTGATGTATTTCATTGGGTTCACCACGTTTGATGACCGATATCTTCCTGTAAAAATTGGCAGACCGATGACTGATTTCTATCCGGTTTATTTCCTGTTTCCAGTTTTTGGACTGATGGTTTATGCGGTGATAGACCATTTTAATCATTTCAATGCCAAAAGCCCCATCAGCAGGTTCAAATATACGTTTATACTGATTTTCACTCTGGCTCAGCTGGTAACTATTATTCTGTATATGGGAAAAAGTTACGAATACCTTTTGCTGCTGGCATTTCCGGCGAGCATCATTCTGAGCCGTATGCTGAGATATTTCCCGAAGTACTGGATGAAGGAAGCCGGCTTGTGGATCATCATTATTTGTCTGCTGGTGTATAGAGCGGGCAGTTATTTTCAAATTTTATAAAAAAGAAAAAATGGTTCAAATAGGAGATAAATTAATTTCTGAGGATATTTT
The sequence above is a segment of the Chryseobacterium taklimakanense genome. Coding sequences within it:
- a CDS encoding universal stress protein gives rise to the protein MTHIVLPVDFSDSTEKLLDGAVKFARATNGKIFMIHVAPSDIGFAVGDMGFQYFPEVEQNEIKEELLQLNALQQRIIAQGVDCEHLLKQGAAKEIILEYAAEKNADYIVMGSHGRSGIYDVFVGSLTKDLTKSSGIPVLVIPCHI
- a CDS encoding DUF6427 family protein, with protein sequence MFKLLSKESNIFSIPVYIIFLLFVVIAFNVLDFSYLNGISAVITFCGVALAYFVFNQINLTYQTHLPLFLYTVFIFALYPGDLDIGIAVSLLTNSFLLLILTSTEEHFRKRSYVLVGAILVVNFIFLPTTWPMLIFVILHIIATSQQIPLNIFRLFLGMVLMLGAYFCLMYFIGFTTFDDRYLPVKIGRPMTDFYPVYFLFPVFGLMVYAVIDHFNHFNAKSPISRFKYTFILIFTLAQLVTIILYMGKSYEYLLLLAFPASIILSRMLRYFPKYWMKEAGLWIIIICLLVYRAGSYFQIL